From a single Silene latifolia isolate original U9 population chromosome 6, ASM4854445v1, whole genome shotgun sequence genomic region:
- the LOC141587441 gene encoding uncharacterized protein LOC141587441, producing MRASVLQEVEEWIGTCNAPFLMVGDFNQVEYRCDKLSLNHRPIGGMDEFCLWKIRNELLDIPFKGPCFTWCNNRKGEKRVYERIDKAFGSKDWFTIFPHTGLKHYPIQISDHAPIEIDLNLIAMSGNRPYKIDAWVLDHEECMEKIRVDWKRSDRGSAAYQVTRKLSRIRMGVKRWALDKRAEWRMKWDEFDQRLEHGMTLAITGNGDEEYTRVNEEVTEFARATAAFWRQRAKMKWTVDGDTCTKFFFNWVKGRAGRNHIHGIKDLDGVWHYEEDLIRNEFQQTFMELYLSSNDNLEWRENSEFDPILNHLEYSFFTG from the coding sequence ATGCGTGCTTCCGTACTTCAAGAGGTGGAGGAATGGATTGGCACTTGTAATGCTCCCTTTCTTATGGTAGGGGATTTTAATCAAGTCGAATATCGATGTGACAAATTAAGTTTGAATCATAGGCCCATCGGGGGAATGGATGAATTTTGTTTGTGGAAAATTCGCAATGAGCTCTTGGACATACCTTTTAAGGGACCATGTTTTACGTGGTGTAACAATCGGAAGGGGGAGAAGCGGGTTTATGAACGAATTGATAAAGCTTTTGGATCGAAGGATTGGTTTACGATCTTCCCACATACTGGACTCAAACACTACCCCATCCAAATATCGGATCACGCGCctattgaaattgatttgaatCTTATAGCCATGTCTGGAAATCGACCATACAAGATCGATGCGTGGGTGCTTGACCATGAAGAATGTATGGAAAAGATCCGAGTAGACTGGAAAAGAAGTGATAGGGGTTCGGCGGCGTATCAAGTGACTCGGAAACTATCAAGAATCCGTATGGGTGTTAAGCGTTGGGCACTTGATAAACGGGCCGAATGGAGAATGAAATGGGATGAGTTTGATCAAAGATTGGAACATGGTATGACTCTGGCTATCACGGGGAATGGAGATGAGGAATACACAAGAGTAAATGAGGAAGTGACAGAATTTGCAAGAGCGACGGCGGCTTTTTGGCGACAACGAGCAAAGATGAAATGGACGGTTGATGGAGATACGTGTACAAAATTCTTCTTCAATTGGGTAAAGGGCCGGGCAGGAAGAAATCATATCCATGGGATTAAAGATCTGGATGGAGTTTGGCACTATGAAGAGGACCTAATTCGAAATGAATTCCAGCAAACTTTTATGGAGCTCTATTTGTCCTCCAACGACAACCTGGAGTGGCGAGAAAACTCCGAGTTTGATCCAATCCTCAATCACCTGGAATACTCTTTTTTCACAGGATGA